The Neodiprion virginianus isolate iyNeoVirg1 chromosome 5, iyNeoVirg1.1, whole genome shotgun sequence genome contains a region encoding:
- the LOC124304308 gene encoding cAMP-regulated phosphoprotein 21 isoform X1 yields MPSLPYSRHEPLVSAKLSKSVPNMIGGTTNIANESCPTSTSSSLLSVSISSSTPISTPAVSTVASDKLEHLHKTQRNRSHAKIKLLVRSHAMRESTSPPREPNGLQPAQDAEKITARNSSTSPGRPKPLNNNNEPILDGNIPRLTSDVETKIKDSHPVSQTCPNSTRNGQLGSPEALPSKNTTPVVDAIKTGAKSPTEVGNYSSCGSNTSPGLLQTSSFSNSQQTSKSNHGLQHSPRSTNLAQQMHSNERNRGDQTKSNSTSSLSFTCNVPCSNQCGNSSNNNNNNNNNTNNNNTLSVSRPGSRHKMRHRNASQGSFEATSPSISRDSSTELYTDSTGIDLEQFIGDTLNRNQKDRTVLLRIERELVDFARDRQRVCHKFPNMSSYNRMLVHRVAAYFGMEHNVDQTGLCVVVTRTKNTRIPDTRFKESIRDDIVLNEEPKRSILKRDSNSFEESFNFKSPDRFIADYCRRSKSFEEREEEYERARRRIFKDSSVESTEAASWPWSSAESSDALPKPRMSHTLISDHRNRQPMLLKVESFHENGSQRRPSVPKSYSFGGYAAGGMLSRDNSITSTRSAGARLTKQDSGTSTCSRLSPSSSGYKSQSQRSDATISPSPSPSPVMPAGQSHSQISGQEPVPSSPNGNGQQTVIWAVTDIASVPVGSVIIDPQTNLTYKNSDGSVYRFDPENPPQIFPDRDRREKRVSGETEEEEQEEEEEEELPVIEKNCFPPQKITEQHKRRARHEKNSSQEAAMFTNSATSPNPPFDTTTTQVSQQLPVPRAQQQQRNGGQHTLVKNYAPHVYTHGPQIHPQTPYASYVSPSSQANNQGVYLMHARPSSAITISPYQPSTQIRVEGSPQVTERGDMICCNQNPMIASYQIPGMQPGIPPQPYEEVAELSGSFIGMNLYDQRGAGDGQPVAVTSQPYQHSPQTQNPVHRTQPGSPACWQSHTSQIPLRGNNLIQVQPAMYFVPPSPAGISNGPTPVDARQHLQRFAAAYSYNHPSGVPTPTNQAASSYVGGYPTPTIPAMPVIPGMQSPQTEFSYQPTTHVIPTYYNTGQASMQPTPMIYGVPTPPNTPSNSQMSSVAPLMYVNSNGYPPSALIAGSTFGHQVGGGGGQSASSYMGASLVPNVMLRQTIPAVSGIRASTQSSLQRTSRSPDAGQEIFGVGGRDRNPQPQYQMPLCQGVHIVQGVPGNPRLQYAPAPSPLSSQGCPRPYLPPSYTASTSNEGARNPVDNRSQKPRKHR; encoded by the exons ATGCCCTCTCTTCCATACTCAAGGCACGAACCCCTCGTTAGTGCAAAGTTGAGTAAATCAGTCCCAAATATGATAGGCGGGACGACAAATATTGCCAACGAATCCTGCCCCACATCCACGTCTTCGTCCTTGCTGTCAGTCTCCATTTCTAGTTCAACTCCAATCTCTACCCCCGCAGTTTCCACCGTTGCCTCCGATAAATTGGAACATCTGCATAAGACTCAGCGAAACAGG TCTCACGCCAAAATAAAGCTTCTAGTCAGAAGTCACGCGATGAGAGAGTCGACTTCACCCCCTAGAGAACCTAATGGTCTGCAGCCTGCGCAGGACGCAGAGAAGATCACAGCCAGGAACTCATCGACAAGTCCTGGCAGGCCGAAACCACttaataacaacaacgaaCCAATTCTCGACGGCAATATACCAAGGTTGACAAGCgatgttgaaacaaaaattaaggATTCCCACCCTGTCTCTCAGACCTGCCCAAACTCTACACGAAATG GGCAACTTGGCTCCCCAGAAGCACTCCCGTCAAAGAACACCACGCCTGTTGTCGACGCGATTAAAACAGGCGCCAAAAGTCCGACCGAAGTTGGGAACTACAGTAGCTGTGGGTCGAACACTTCTCCTGGTCTTCTACAGACTTCGTCATTTTCCAATTCACAGCAGACCTCAAAGTCGAACCATGGACTGCAACACTCGCCCAGGAGCACAAATCTGGCTCAGCAAATGCACAGCAATGAGAGGAACAGGGGGGACCAAACAAAGTCCAACTCTACCTCATCATTGTCATTCACCTGCAATGTTCCCTGTTCTAATCAGTGTGgaaacagcagcaacaacaacaacaacaataacaacaacaccaacaacaacaataccCTCTCTGTTAGCAGACCGGGGTCTAGGCACAAAATGCGACATCGCAATGCTTCACAAGGCAGCTTCGAAGCTACTTCACCCAGTATTTCACGAG ACAGCAGCACAGAGCTATACACCGATAGCACGGGCATAGACTTGGAGCAGTTCATAGGCGATACGTTAAATCGGAATCAAAAGGACCGCACAGTTCTGCTCCGGATCGAACGTGAGCTTGTCGATTTTGCTCGAGACAGACAGAGAGTGTGTCATAAATTCCCCAACATGTCATCGTACAACCGGATGCTTGTACATCGCGTTGCCGCGTACTTTGGCATGGAGCACAATGTCGACCAAACTGGCCTCTGCGTCGTTGTTACGAGGACGAAGAATACCAGGATCCCGGACACGAGGTTCAAGGAGAGCATTAGGGACGATATCGTCCTCAACGAGGAACCGAAACGCAGCATATTGAAGAGAGACTCGAACTCCTTTGAGGAGAGTTTCAACTTCAAGTCACCGGATCGTTTCATAGCAGACTATTGCAGGCGCAGTAAAAGTTTCGAGGAACGAGAGGAAGAGTACGAAAGAGCAAGACGCAGGATATTCAAAGACAGCAGTGTCGAAAGCACTGAGGCAGCATCCTGGCCATGGTCGTCTGCTGAGAGTTCGGACGCACTCCCCAAACCCAGGATGTCTCACACTTTGATCTCTGATCACCGCAACAG ACAACCAATGCTCCTAAAGGTGGAGTCCTTTCACGAAAATGGATCCCAGCGCCGACCCTCGGTCCCAAAGTCTTATAGCTTTGGCGGATATGCTGCAGGAGGCATGCTCTCGAGAGATAACAGCATCACTTCCACACGAAGCGCCGGTGCCCGACTTACTAAACAAG ATTCAGGAACGAGTACCTGCTCGCGTTTGAGTCCGTCCAGTAGTGGTTACAAATCCCAGAGTCAGCGAAGCGATGCGACAATATCCCCCTCGCCATCGCCTTCACCAGTGATGCCTGCAGGACAGAGCCATTCCCAAATATCAGGTCAGGAGCCGGTGCCCTCGAGTCCTAACGGAAACGGGCAGCAGACCGTCATCTGGGCAGTTACCGACATAGCGAGTGTTCCGGTGGGCAGCGTGATAATAGATCCTCAAACCAACCTGACGTATAAGAACTCAGACGGCTCTGTGTATCGTTTCGATCCTGAAAATCCGCCGCAAATATTCCCGGATCGTGATCGAAGGGAGAAAAGAGTATCTGGAGAAACTGAAGAGGAGgagcaggaggaggaggaggaagaggaactGCCggtaatcgaaaaaaattgtttccctCCTCAAAAAATTACGGAGCAACACAAAAGGCGTGCGAGACATGAAAAGAATAGCAGTCAGGAAGCTGCGATGTTCACCAATTCTGCAACCTCACCGAATCCCCCATTTGATACAACGACCACTCAGGTATCTCAACAACTTCCTGTCCCACGAGCGCAGCAACAACAAAGAAACGGGGGACAACATACTCTAGTCAAAAATTATGCCCCACACGTTTACACTCATGGGCCACAAATCCACCCTCAAACTCCCTATGCGAGCTACGTGTCTCCCAGCTCACAGGCGAACAATCAGGGCGTTTATCTGATGCATGCTAGACCCTCATCAGCTATAACGATATCCCCTTACCAACCATCCACCCAAATTCGCGTCGAGGGAAGCCCGCAGGTAACCGAACGCGGAGATATGATATGCTGCAATCAAAATCCCATGATCGCGAGTTACCAGATTCCAGGAATGCAGCCTGGGATTCCTCCACAACCTTACGAG GAGGTTGCTGAACTCTCTGGTTCATTTATTGGCATGAATTTATATGACCAGAGGGGAGCCGGCGACGGCCAGCCTGTTGCTGTGACTTCACAACCTTACCAGCATTCACCACAAACTCAAAATCCTGTGCATCGCACGCAGCCTGGCTCCCCTGCCTGCTGGCAATCGCATACTAGTCAAATTCCA TTACGTGGTAATAACTTGATACAGGTACAACCAGCGATGTATTTTGTACCTCCGTCACCAGCGGGTATCTCAAATGGTCCAACTCCTGTCGACGCAAGGCAACACCTCCAGAGATTCGCAGCTGCTTATTCCTACAATCACCCTAGTGGTGTGCCTACGCCGACAAATCAGGCTGCTT CTAGTTACGTCGGCGGGTATCCAACACCGACGATACCGGCCATGCCTGTAATTCCTGGTATGCAGTCACCTCAGACAGAGTTTTCTTATCAACCTACGACGCATGTAATACCAACCTATTATAACACCGGACAAGCCAGCATGCAACCCACCCCTATGATATACGGGGTCCCAACGCCACCGAACACGCCTTCGAACAGTCAG ATGTCCAGTGTAGCCCCTCTGATGTACGTCAACTCGAACGGCTATCCACCCTCAGCTTTGATAGCGGGTAGTACATTTGGGCATCAAGTTGGAGGGGGCGGTGGACAGTCGGCATCTTCCTACATGGGTGCATCACTCGTTCCAAATGTCATGTTGCGGCAGACAATTCCTGCG GTTAGCGGAATAAGAGCCTCCACGCAGTCTAGTCTTCAAAGAACAAGCAGATCACCCGATGCTGGACAGGAAATATTTGGGGTTGGTGGAAGGGACAGGAATCCACAACCCCAATATCAAATGCCGTTATGCCAAGGCGTTCACATCGTTCAAG GTGTCCCTGGTAATCCCAGGCTCCAATATGCGCCTGCACCATCTCCGCTTTCTTCACAAGGATGCCCCCGACCTTATCTACCGCCGTCCTACACCGCAAGCACCTCGAACGAAGGAGCAAGAAATCCAGTTGACAATAGAAGCCAAAAACCGCGAAAGCACAGGTAG
- the LOC124304308 gene encoding cAMP-regulated phosphoprotein 21 isoform X2, with protein sequence MPSLPYSRHEPLVSAKLSKSVPNMIGGTTNIANESCPTSTSSSLLSVSISSSTPISTPAVSTVASDKLEHLHKTQRNRSHAKIKLLVRSHAMRESTSPPREPNGLQPAQDAEKITARNSSTSPGRPKPLNNNNEPILDGNIPRLTSDVETKIKDSHPVSQTCPNSTRNGQLGSPEALPSKNTTPVVDAIKTGAKSPTEVGNYSSCGSNTSPGLLQTSSFSNSQQTSKSNHGLQHSPRSTNLAQQMHSNERNRGDQTKSNSTSSLSFTCNVPCSNQCGNSSNNNNNNNNNTNNNNTLSVSRPGSRHKMRHRNASQGSFEATSPSISRDSSTELYTDSTGIDLEQFIGDTLNRNQKDRTVLLRIERELVDFARDRQRVCHKFPNMSSYNRMLVHRVAAYFGMEHNVDQTGLCVVVTRTKNTRIPDTRFKESIRDDIVLNEEPKRSILKRDSNSFEESFNFKSPDRFIADYCRRSKSFEEREEEYERARRRIFKDSSVESTEAASWPWSSAESSDALPKPRMSHTLISDHRNRQPMLLKVESFHENGSQRRPSVPKSYSFGGYAAGGMLSRDNSITSTRSAGARLTKQDSGTSTCSRLSPSSSGYKSQSQRSDATISPSPSPSPVMPAGQSHSQISGQEPVPSSPNGNGQQTVIWAVTDIASVPVGSVIIDPQTNLTYKNSDGSVYRFDPENPPQIFPDRDRREKRVSGETEEEEQEEEEEEELPVIEKNCFPPQKITEQHKRRARHEKNSSQEAAMFTNSATSPNPPFDTTTTQVSQQLPVPRAQQQQRNGGQHTLVKNYAPHVYTHGPQIHPQTPYASYVSPSSQANNQGVYLMHARPSSAITISPYQPSTQIRVEGSPQVTERGDMICCNQNPMIASYQIPGMQPGIPPQPYEEVAELSGSFIGMNLYDQRGAGDGQPVAVTSQPYQHSPQTQNPVHRTQPGSPACWQSHTSQIPVQPAMYFVPPSPAGISNGPTPVDARQHLQRFAAAYSYNHPSGVPTPTNQAASSYVGGYPTPTIPAMPVIPGMQSPQTEFSYQPTTHVIPTYYNTGQASMQPTPMIYGVPTPPNTPSNSQMSSVAPLMYVNSNGYPPSALIAGSTFGHQVGGGGGQSASSYMGASLVPNVMLRQTIPAVSGIRASTQSSLQRTSRSPDAGQEIFGVGGRDRNPQPQYQMPLCQGVHIVQGVPGNPRLQYAPAPSPLSSQGCPRPYLPPSYTASTSNEGARNPVDNRSQKPRKHR encoded by the exons ATGCCCTCTCTTCCATACTCAAGGCACGAACCCCTCGTTAGTGCAAAGTTGAGTAAATCAGTCCCAAATATGATAGGCGGGACGACAAATATTGCCAACGAATCCTGCCCCACATCCACGTCTTCGTCCTTGCTGTCAGTCTCCATTTCTAGTTCAACTCCAATCTCTACCCCCGCAGTTTCCACCGTTGCCTCCGATAAATTGGAACATCTGCATAAGACTCAGCGAAACAGG TCTCACGCCAAAATAAAGCTTCTAGTCAGAAGTCACGCGATGAGAGAGTCGACTTCACCCCCTAGAGAACCTAATGGTCTGCAGCCTGCGCAGGACGCAGAGAAGATCACAGCCAGGAACTCATCGACAAGTCCTGGCAGGCCGAAACCACttaataacaacaacgaaCCAATTCTCGACGGCAATATACCAAGGTTGACAAGCgatgttgaaacaaaaattaaggATTCCCACCCTGTCTCTCAGACCTGCCCAAACTCTACACGAAATG GGCAACTTGGCTCCCCAGAAGCACTCCCGTCAAAGAACACCACGCCTGTTGTCGACGCGATTAAAACAGGCGCCAAAAGTCCGACCGAAGTTGGGAACTACAGTAGCTGTGGGTCGAACACTTCTCCTGGTCTTCTACAGACTTCGTCATTTTCCAATTCACAGCAGACCTCAAAGTCGAACCATGGACTGCAACACTCGCCCAGGAGCACAAATCTGGCTCAGCAAATGCACAGCAATGAGAGGAACAGGGGGGACCAAACAAAGTCCAACTCTACCTCATCATTGTCATTCACCTGCAATGTTCCCTGTTCTAATCAGTGTGgaaacagcagcaacaacaacaacaacaataacaacaacaccaacaacaacaataccCTCTCTGTTAGCAGACCGGGGTCTAGGCACAAAATGCGACATCGCAATGCTTCACAAGGCAGCTTCGAAGCTACTTCACCCAGTATTTCACGAG ACAGCAGCACAGAGCTATACACCGATAGCACGGGCATAGACTTGGAGCAGTTCATAGGCGATACGTTAAATCGGAATCAAAAGGACCGCACAGTTCTGCTCCGGATCGAACGTGAGCTTGTCGATTTTGCTCGAGACAGACAGAGAGTGTGTCATAAATTCCCCAACATGTCATCGTACAACCGGATGCTTGTACATCGCGTTGCCGCGTACTTTGGCATGGAGCACAATGTCGACCAAACTGGCCTCTGCGTCGTTGTTACGAGGACGAAGAATACCAGGATCCCGGACACGAGGTTCAAGGAGAGCATTAGGGACGATATCGTCCTCAACGAGGAACCGAAACGCAGCATATTGAAGAGAGACTCGAACTCCTTTGAGGAGAGTTTCAACTTCAAGTCACCGGATCGTTTCATAGCAGACTATTGCAGGCGCAGTAAAAGTTTCGAGGAACGAGAGGAAGAGTACGAAAGAGCAAGACGCAGGATATTCAAAGACAGCAGTGTCGAAAGCACTGAGGCAGCATCCTGGCCATGGTCGTCTGCTGAGAGTTCGGACGCACTCCCCAAACCCAGGATGTCTCACACTTTGATCTCTGATCACCGCAACAG ACAACCAATGCTCCTAAAGGTGGAGTCCTTTCACGAAAATGGATCCCAGCGCCGACCCTCGGTCCCAAAGTCTTATAGCTTTGGCGGATATGCTGCAGGAGGCATGCTCTCGAGAGATAACAGCATCACTTCCACACGAAGCGCCGGTGCCCGACTTACTAAACAAG ATTCAGGAACGAGTACCTGCTCGCGTTTGAGTCCGTCCAGTAGTGGTTACAAATCCCAGAGTCAGCGAAGCGATGCGACAATATCCCCCTCGCCATCGCCTTCACCAGTGATGCCTGCAGGACAGAGCCATTCCCAAATATCAGGTCAGGAGCCGGTGCCCTCGAGTCCTAACGGAAACGGGCAGCAGACCGTCATCTGGGCAGTTACCGACATAGCGAGTGTTCCGGTGGGCAGCGTGATAATAGATCCTCAAACCAACCTGACGTATAAGAACTCAGACGGCTCTGTGTATCGTTTCGATCCTGAAAATCCGCCGCAAATATTCCCGGATCGTGATCGAAGGGAGAAAAGAGTATCTGGAGAAACTGAAGAGGAGgagcaggaggaggaggaggaagaggaactGCCggtaatcgaaaaaaattgtttccctCCTCAAAAAATTACGGAGCAACACAAAAGGCGTGCGAGACATGAAAAGAATAGCAGTCAGGAAGCTGCGATGTTCACCAATTCTGCAACCTCACCGAATCCCCCATTTGATACAACGACCACTCAGGTATCTCAACAACTTCCTGTCCCACGAGCGCAGCAACAACAAAGAAACGGGGGACAACATACTCTAGTCAAAAATTATGCCCCACACGTTTACACTCATGGGCCACAAATCCACCCTCAAACTCCCTATGCGAGCTACGTGTCTCCCAGCTCACAGGCGAACAATCAGGGCGTTTATCTGATGCATGCTAGACCCTCATCAGCTATAACGATATCCCCTTACCAACCATCCACCCAAATTCGCGTCGAGGGAAGCCCGCAGGTAACCGAACGCGGAGATATGATATGCTGCAATCAAAATCCCATGATCGCGAGTTACCAGATTCCAGGAATGCAGCCTGGGATTCCTCCACAACCTTACGAG GAGGTTGCTGAACTCTCTGGTTCATTTATTGGCATGAATTTATATGACCAGAGGGGAGCCGGCGACGGCCAGCCTGTTGCTGTGACTTCACAACCTTACCAGCATTCACCACAAACTCAAAATCCTGTGCATCGCACGCAGCCTGGCTCCCCTGCCTGCTGGCAATCGCATACTAGTCAAATTCCA GTACAACCAGCGATGTATTTTGTACCTCCGTCACCAGCGGGTATCTCAAATGGTCCAACTCCTGTCGACGCAAGGCAACACCTCCAGAGATTCGCAGCTGCTTATTCCTACAATCACCCTAGTGGTGTGCCTACGCCGACAAATCAGGCTGCTT CTAGTTACGTCGGCGGGTATCCAACACCGACGATACCGGCCATGCCTGTAATTCCTGGTATGCAGTCACCTCAGACAGAGTTTTCTTATCAACCTACGACGCATGTAATACCAACCTATTATAACACCGGACAAGCCAGCATGCAACCCACCCCTATGATATACGGGGTCCCAACGCCACCGAACACGCCTTCGAACAGTCAG ATGTCCAGTGTAGCCCCTCTGATGTACGTCAACTCGAACGGCTATCCACCCTCAGCTTTGATAGCGGGTAGTACATTTGGGCATCAAGTTGGAGGGGGCGGTGGACAGTCGGCATCTTCCTACATGGGTGCATCACTCGTTCCAAATGTCATGTTGCGGCAGACAATTCCTGCG GTTAGCGGAATAAGAGCCTCCACGCAGTCTAGTCTTCAAAGAACAAGCAGATCACCCGATGCTGGACAGGAAATATTTGGGGTTGGTGGAAGGGACAGGAATCCACAACCCCAATATCAAATGCCGTTATGCCAAGGCGTTCACATCGTTCAAG GTGTCCCTGGTAATCCCAGGCTCCAATATGCGCCTGCACCATCTCCGCTTTCTTCACAAGGATGCCCCCGACCTTATCTACCGCCGTCCTACACCGCAAGCACCTCGAACGAAGGAGCAAGAAATCCAGTTGACAATAGAAGCCAAAAACCGCGAAAGCACAGGTAG